In Oncorhynchus mykiss isolate Arlee chromosome 1, USDA_OmykA_1.1, whole genome shotgun sequence, the following proteins share a genomic window:
- the LOC110523687 gene encoding BTB/POZ domain-containing protein 10 isoform X3 has protein sequence MNLKSAQPRVPVPQLEADLVNMNLHGASGGLERCRDSDRRRSSDRSRDSSHERGEGQLTPCIRNVTSPTRQHNSDRERCEGGSSSRSSSPRPPRALISVGPSCIAASRSSLFSTETHCKSLGHGHVHGPCDHLYVYENAKEGTRTLRTAERVTLIVDNTRFLVDPAIFTAQPNTMLGRMFGSGREYNFTRPNDKGEFEVADGISSTVFRAILDYYKSGIICCPDGIPIPELREACDYLCISFDYSTIKCRDLSALMHELSNDGARRQFEFYLEEMVVPLMVASAQNGERECHVVVLTDDDVVDWDEEYPPQMGEEYSQIIYSTKLYRFFKYIENRDVAKSVLKDRGLKKIRLGIEGYPTYKEKVKKRPGGRPEVIYNYVQRPFIRMSWEKEEGKSRHVDFQCVKSKSITNLAAAAADIPQDQLVNMHPGPQVDELDIQPQPSYHYEPDPDAPSEHCSDERV, from the exons TGCCCAGCCCCGCGTCCCAGTCCCTCAACTAGAGGCCGACCTGGTCAACATGAACCTGCATGGCGCCAGTGGAGGCCTCGAACGCTGCAGGGACAGTGATCGGCGGAGGTCTAGCGACCGCTCCCGCGACTCCTCCCACGAGAGGGGCGAGGGTCAGCTGACCCCTTGCATCAGGAACGTCACCTCGCCCACCCGACAGCACAACAGCG ATCGTGAGCGGTGCGAGGGTGGTTCTTCCTCCAGGTCGTCGAGTCCTCGGCCCCCCAGGGCCTTAATCTCCGTGGGGCCCAGCTGCATCGCAGCGAGCAGGAGCAGCCTTTTCAGTACTGAGACCCACTGTAAGAGTCTGGGCCATGGACACGTGCACGGTCCCTGTGACCACCTCTACGTCTATGAGAACGCAAAGGAGGGGACGCGCACATTACGGACCGCCGAGAGGGTCACTCTGATAGTGGACAACACCCGCTTCCTGGTGGACCCAGCCATCTTCACCGCCCAGCCTAACACCATGCTGGGAAG AATGTTTGGATCCGGGAGAGAATACAATTTCACTAGGCCCAATGACAAAGGAGAGTTTGAGGTGGCAGATGGAATCAGCTCAACGGTTTTTAGAGCCATCCTG GATTACTACAAATCTGGGATAATCTGCTGTCCTGATGGGATCCCCATTCCTGAGCTGAGAGAAGCATGTGACTACCTCTGCATCTCCTTTGACTACAGCACCATCAAGTGTAGAGACCtca GTGCACTCATGCACGAGCTGTCCAACGATGGGGCGAGGCGTCAGTTTGAGTTCTACTTGGAGGAGATGGTGGTGCCGCTGATGGTCGCCAGCGCCCAGAACGGGGAGAGGGAGTGTCACGTGGTGGTCCTGACTGACGACGACGTGGTTGACTGGGACGAGGAGTACCCTCCGCAGATGGGAGAGGAGTATTCACAGA TTATATACAGCACAAAACTGTACAGATTCTTCAAGTACATAGAGAATCGAGACGTTGCCAAATCAGTATTAAAAGACAGAGGACTTAAGAAAATCAGACTTGGAATTGAAG GTTACCCCACCTACAAGGAGAAGGTGAAGAAGCGTCCCGGCGGCCGGCCAGAGGTCATCTACAACTATGTGCAGCGGCCCTTCATCCGCATGTcttgggagaaggaggagggcaaGAGCCGCCATGTTGACTTCCAGTGTGTGAAGAGCAAGTCCATCACAAACCTGGCAGCCGCCGCTGCAGACattccccaggaccagctggtcAACATGCACCCTGGCCCTCAGGTGGACGAACTGGACATCCAGCCTCAGCCAAGCTACCACTACGAGCCAGACCCAGACGCCCCCTCAGAGCACTGTAGTGACGAGCGAGTTTGA
- the LOC110523687 gene encoding BTB/POZ domain-containing protein 10 isoform X2 — MPKDAKPAGKAALFGGAQVLCAFIPQLIPCCFVFNLSCDTNGAQPRVPVPQLEADLVNMNLHGASGGLERCRDSDRRRSSDRSRDSSHERGEGQLTPCIRNVTSPTRQHNSDRERCEGGSSSRSSSPRPPRALISVGPSCIAASRSSLFSTETHCKSLGHGHVHGPCDHLYVYENAKEGTRTLRTAERVTLIVDNTRFLVDPAIFTAQPNTMLGRMFGSGREYNFTRPNDKGEFEVADGISSTVFRAILDYYKSGIICCPDGIPIPELREACDYLCISFDYSTIKCRDLSALMHELSNDGARRQFEFYLEEMVVPLMVASAQNGERECHVVVLTDDDVVDWDEEYPPQMGEEYSQIIYSTKLYRFFKYIENRDVAKSVLKDRGLKKIRLGIEGYPTYKEKVKKRPGGRPEVIYNYVQRPFIRMSWEKEEGKSRHVDFQCVKSKSITNLAAAAADIPQDQLVNMHPGPQVDELDIQPQPSYHYEPDPDAPSEHCSDERV; from the exons ATGCCCAAGGATGCTAAACCGGCTGGCAAGGCTGCATTGTTCGGAGGAGCCCAAGTCCTTTGTGCTTTCATTCCTCAGCTCATCCCGTGCTGCTTTGTCTTTAATTTGTCGTGCGATACAAACGG TGCCCAGCCCCGCGTCCCAGTCCCTCAACTAGAGGCCGACCTGGTCAACATGAACCTGCATGGCGCCAGTGGAGGCCTCGAACGCTGCAGGGACAGTGATCGGCGGAGGTCTAGCGACCGCTCCCGCGACTCCTCCCACGAGAGGGGCGAGGGTCAGCTGACCCCTTGCATCAGGAACGTCACCTCGCCCACCCGACAGCACAACAGCG ATCGTGAGCGGTGCGAGGGTGGTTCTTCCTCCAGGTCGTCGAGTCCTCGGCCCCCCAGGGCCTTAATCTCCGTGGGGCCCAGCTGCATCGCAGCGAGCAGGAGCAGCCTTTTCAGTACTGAGACCCACTGTAAGAGTCTGGGCCATGGACACGTGCACGGTCCCTGTGACCACCTCTACGTCTATGAGAACGCAAAGGAGGGGACGCGCACATTACGGACCGCCGAGAGGGTCACTCTGATAGTGGACAACACCCGCTTCCTGGTGGACCCAGCCATCTTCACCGCCCAGCCTAACACCATGCTGGGAAG AATGTTTGGATCCGGGAGAGAATACAATTTCACTAGGCCCAATGACAAAGGAGAGTTTGAGGTGGCAGATGGAATCAGCTCAACGGTTTTTAGAGCCATCCTG GATTACTACAAATCTGGGATAATCTGCTGTCCTGATGGGATCCCCATTCCTGAGCTGAGAGAAGCATGTGACTACCTCTGCATCTCCTTTGACTACAGCACCATCAAGTGTAGAGACCtca GTGCACTCATGCACGAGCTGTCCAACGATGGGGCGAGGCGTCAGTTTGAGTTCTACTTGGAGGAGATGGTGGTGCCGCTGATGGTCGCCAGCGCCCAGAACGGGGAGAGGGAGTGTCACGTGGTGGTCCTGACTGACGACGACGTGGTTGACTGGGACGAGGAGTACCCTCCGCAGATGGGAGAGGAGTATTCACAGA TTATATACAGCACAAAACTGTACAGATTCTTCAAGTACATAGAGAATCGAGACGTTGCCAAATCAGTATTAAAAGACAGAGGACTTAAGAAAATCAGACTTGGAATTGAAG GTTACCCCACCTACAAGGAGAAGGTGAAGAAGCGTCCCGGCGGCCGGCCAGAGGTCATCTACAACTATGTGCAGCGGCCCTTCATCCGCATGTcttgggagaaggaggagggcaaGAGCCGCCATGTTGACTTCCAGTGTGTGAAGAGCAAGTCCATCACAAACCTGGCAGCCGCCGCTGCAGACattccccaggaccagctggtcAACATGCACCCTGGCCCTCAGGTGGACGAACTGGACATCCAGCCTCAGCCAAGCTACCACTACGAGCCAGACCCAGACGCCCCCTCAGAGCACTGTAGTGACGAGCGAGTTTGA
- the LOC110523687 gene encoding BTB/POZ domain-containing protein 10 isoform X1 → MSADGGIFPIDTSNYLPVMAECPHLDDNSSDTENWESNLHRHSSAQPRVPVPQLEADLVNMNLHGASGGLERCRDSDRRRSSDRSRDSSHERGEGQLTPCIRNVTSPTRQHNSDRERCEGGSSSRSSSPRPPRALISVGPSCIAASRSSLFSTETHCKSLGHGHVHGPCDHLYVYENAKEGTRTLRTAERVTLIVDNTRFLVDPAIFTAQPNTMLGRMFGSGREYNFTRPNDKGEFEVADGISSTVFRAILDYYKSGIICCPDGIPIPELREACDYLCISFDYSTIKCRDLSALMHELSNDGARRQFEFYLEEMVVPLMVASAQNGERECHVVVLTDDDVVDWDEEYPPQMGEEYSQIIYSTKLYRFFKYIENRDVAKSVLKDRGLKKIRLGIEGYPTYKEKVKKRPGGRPEVIYNYVQRPFIRMSWEKEEGKSRHVDFQCVKSKSITNLAAAAADIPQDQLVNMHPGPQVDELDIQPQPSYHYEPDPDAPSEHCSDERV, encoded by the exons TGCCCAGCCCCGCGTCCCAGTCCCTCAACTAGAGGCCGACCTGGTCAACATGAACCTGCATGGCGCCAGTGGAGGCCTCGAACGCTGCAGGGACAGTGATCGGCGGAGGTCTAGCGACCGCTCCCGCGACTCCTCCCACGAGAGGGGCGAGGGTCAGCTGACCCCTTGCATCAGGAACGTCACCTCGCCCACCCGACAGCACAACAGCG ATCGTGAGCGGTGCGAGGGTGGTTCTTCCTCCAGGTCGTCGAGTCCTCGGCCCCCCAGGGCCTTAATCTCCGTGGGGCCCAGCTGCATCGCAGCGAGCAGGAGCAGCCTTTTCAGTACTGAGACCCACTGTAAGAGTCTGGGCCATGGACACGTGCACGGTCCCTGTGACCACCTCTACGTCTATGAGAACGCAAAGGAGGGGACGCGCACATTACGGACCGCCGAGAGGGTCACTCTGATAGTGGACAACACCCGCTTCCTGGTGGACCCAGCCATCTTCACCGCCCAGCCTAACACCATGCTGGGAAG AATGTTTGGATCCGGGAGAGAATACAATTTCACTAGGCCCAATGACAAAGGAGAGTTTGAGGTGGCAGATGGAATCAGCTCAACGGTTTTTAGAGCCATCCTG GATTACTACAAATCTGGGATAATCTGCTGTCCTGATGGGATCCCCATTCCTGAGCTGAGAGAAGCATGTGACTACCTCTGCATCTCCTTTGACTACAGCACCATCAAGTGTAGAGACCtca GTGCACTCATGCACGAGCTGTCCAACGATGGGGCGAGGCGTCAGTTTGAGTTCTACTTGGAGGAGATGGTGGTGCCGCTGATGGTCGCCAGCGCCCAGAACGGGGAGAGGGAGTGTCACGTGGTGGTCCTGACTGACGACGACGTGGTTGACTGGGACGAGGAGTACCCTCCGCAGATGGGAGAGGAGTATTCACAGA TTATATACAGCACAAAACTGTACAGATTCTTCAAGTACATAGAGAATCGAGACGTTGCCAAATCAGTATTAAAAGACAGAGGACTTAAGAAAATCAGACTTGGAATTGAAG GTTACCCCACCTACAAGGAGAAGGTGAAGAAGCGTCCCGGCGGCCGGCCAGAGGTCATCTACAACTATGTGCAGCGGCCCTTCATCCGCATGTcttgggagaaggaggagggcaaGAGCCGCCATGTTGACTTCCAGTGTGTGAAGAGCAAGTCCATCACAAACCTGGCAGCCGCCGCTGCAGACattccccaggaccagctggtcAACATGCACCCTGGCCCTCAGGTGGACGAACTGGACATCCAGCCTCAGCCAAGCTACCACTACGAGCCAGACCCAGACGCCCCCTCAGAGCACTGTAGTGACGAGCGAGTTTGA